From a single Anaerolineales bacterium genomic region:
- the nuoG gene encoding NADH-quinone oxidoreductase subunit NuoG encodes MSKQVTLTIDGIQVTVPDGTLVVDAAKMAGIDIPVFCHHPKLEPVGMCRMCLVEIGRPMLDRNTGQVVMENGLPKIQFMPKLETACTNRVSEGMVVMTTSEKATDGQKGTVEFLLTSHPLDCPVCDKGGECPLQNLTMGFGPGKSRFIYDEKLHLDKQIPLGELIWLDRERCIQCARCIRFQDEIAGEAVLGFDDRGRGTQIISISDPGFDSVFSGNTTDICPVGALTTADFRFGARPWELKAEASICTQCPVGCNTTLNTRREAKAGGDIVVKRVMPRQNEEVNEIWLCDKGRFAYHYTEGKKRLTRPMIRKEDKLARASWDAATKLAAENFSKAKKDFVVLASGRLANEDLFNLKSLADTAGGTAILYSEMGGGELTQLVGVGAGTNIGTMGAGDAILVVASDLYEEAPIWWLRVKQAADRGATLIVANPRQTKLDRFAKYTIRYAYGDEMKTVNDVAKKGKIADEFAKAKNAVVFFGSEGLGVTGTSALASACATLLKETDHVGRPNSGLIGVWQRANDQGAFEIGFQPEADLVKALKGKAVYVVGADPVGDSPALAKALSGAKFVAVQELLETATTEIADVVLPAQAFTEREGTYVSGERRVQRFYAAVPAKGDSKPDFAITSMIAKQMGVILEGSSPSVVFDILASSIEAFNELSYEKLAETHGQWPIVGRGDLYYGGTTYENTQGLGVQLAPLAQAGGAVRFSKVRKEAALRPKEKELLAVPVNKLYDFGVTVSSADLLGERIGDAYISLHSSTAKKIGVEAGTLAKITFNGTNAEAIVKIDDTVSTGVVLVPRSMGIAVREPVVARVAALGKVK; translated from the coding sequence ATGAGCAAACAAGTCACACTAACAATCGATGGAATACAGGTGACCGTACCTGACGGCACGCTGGTCGTGGATGCGGCAAAGATGGCGGGCATCGACATCCCCGTTTTCTGCCATCACCCCAAACTGGAGCCGGTCGGCATGTGCCGCATGTGTCTGGTCGAGATCGGCAGACCCATGCTCGACCGCAACACCGGTCAGGTGGTGATGGAGAACGGTCTCCCAAAGATCCAGTTCATGCCCAAACTCGAAACCGCCTGCACCAACCGCGTTTCCGAAGGCATGGTGGTGATGACCACCTCTGAAAAGGCAACCGACGGACAAAAGGGAACGGTCGAATTCCTGCTGACATCCCACCCGCTGGACTGCCCGGTCTGTGACAAGGGCGGTGAATGTCCGCTTCAAAACCTGACCATGGGGTTTGGTCCGGGAAAAAGCCGCTTTATCTACGACGAGAAATTGCACCTCGACAAACAGATTCCGCTCGGCGAATTGATCTGGCTCGACCGTGAACGCTGTATCCAATGCGCGCGCTGCATCCGTTTTCAAGATGAGATCGCGGGGGAAGCGGTGCTCGGCTTCGATGACCGCGGACGCGGAACCCAGATCATTTCCATCTCCGACCCCGGTTTCGATTCGGTTTTCTCCGGCAACACCACCGATATCTGCCCCGTTGGCGCATTGACCACCGCAGACTTCCGCTTTGGCGCGCGCCCATGGGAGTTGAAGGCGGAAGCATCCATTTGTACGCAATGCCCGGTGGGATGCAACACCACGCTCAATACCCGCCGCGAAGCCAAGGCTGGCGGCGACATTGTGGTGAAGCGTGTCATGCCGCGCCAGAACGAGGAAGTCAACGAGATCTGGTTGTGTGACAAGGGACGCTTTGCCTATCACTATACCGAAGGTAAGAAACGCCTGACCCGTCCCATGATCCGCAAGGAAGATAAGCTGGCGCGCGCCTCCTGGGATGCGGCAACCAAACTTGCCGCGGAGAATTTCTCCAAGGCAAAGAAGGATTTTGTGGTACTGGCTTCCGGTCGGCTTGCCAATGAAGACCTCTTCAATCTCAAGTCGCTGGCGGATACAGCGGGCGGAACAGCCATCCTGTATTCCGAAATGGGCGGCGGCGAGTTGACCCAATTGGTGGGCGTTGGCGCCGGCACAAATATTGGCACGATGGGCGCGGGGGATGCCATTCTCGTGGTCGCCTCGGATCTATATGAAGAAGCGCCGATCTGGTGGCTGCGCGTCAAGCAAGCCGCAGACCGCGGCGCGACCTTGATCGTTGCCAACCCGCGCCAGACCAAACTGGACCGTTTTGCGAAGTACACCATCCGCTATGCCTATGGCGATGAAATGAAGACCGTCAACGATGTTGCCAAAAAAGGCAAGATCGCCGATGAATTTGCCAAAGCCAAGAACGCAGTTGTATTCTTTGGAAGTGAAGGTTTGGGCGTGACTGGTACATCTGCACTGGCTTCCGCCTGCGCCACTCTCTTGAAAGAAACCGATCATGTTGGACGCCCCAACAGCGGTTTGATCGGCGTATGGCAGCGAGCCAATGACCAGGGCGCTTTCGAGATAGGCTTCCAACCCGAAGCGGATTTGGTAAAGGCGCTCAAGGGCAAGGCGGTTTATGTTGTAGGCGCAGACCCGGTCGGGGATAGCCCGGCGCTGGCAAAAGCTTTGAGTGGTGCGAAGTTCGTAGCGGTGCAGGAATTGCTTGAAACTGCCACTACTGAAATTGCGGATGTGGTTCTACCGGCACAGGCATTTACCGAGCGCGAAGGGACATATGTCTCGGGCGAACGGCGTGTACAGCGTTTTTACGCGGCTGTTCCTGCGAAGGGTGACAGCAAACCTGATTTTGCCATCACATCGATGATCGCAAAGCAGATGGGCGTCATTCTGGAAGGTTCGTCGCCTTCGGTGGTGTTTGACATTCTTGCCAGTTCCATCGAGGCGTTCAACGAATTGAGTTATGAAAAACTCGCCGAGACGCACGGTCAGTGGCCCATTGTCGGGCGCGGCGACCTGTATTATGGCGGCACGACCTACGAGAATACACAAGGATTGGGCGTACAACTCGCCCCGTTGGCTCAGGCTGGGGGAGCGGTACGCTTCTCCAAGGTCCGGAAGGAAGCGGCTCTTCGTCCGAAAGAAAAGGAATTGCTGGCTGTTCCGGTCAACAAGTTATACGACTTCGGTGTGACGGTCAGTTCCGCCGACCTGCTCGGGGAACGGATCGGTGATGCATATATTTCGCTGCATTCATCAACGGCGAAGAAAATTGGCGTGGAGGCGGGCACGCTGGCGAAGATCACGTTCAATGGGACGAATGCGGAAGCGATCGTGAAGATCGACGATACGGTTTCAACGGGTGTGGTCTTGGTGCCGCGCAGTATGGGCATTGCGGTGCGTGAGCCTGTTGTGGCGCGCGTGGCTGCGCTGGGGAAGGTGAAATAA
- a CDS encoding NADH-quinone oxidoreductase subunit L produces MHLSETVTGFYSLAPWLVFAPVIGLLINAVFGRQFSERTIGTVASAASGAAFVVSALLAYSVWANHGLPVSVPFAEWIHIGTLKLDWTFRVDSLSTTMMLVVSGVGTPIHIYAIGYMHEDVRFKHQEGRFARFFIFLNLFIASMMILVSGDSYLMLFVGWEGVGLCSFLLIGFWFEMDTLARPSWANSDAAKKAFITNRIGDFGFLLAGFLMFWYLGSFQFDEVFKAAPAVAASAPWVIVAISLFMLIGVAGKSAQIPLYIWLPDAMAGPTPVSALIHAATMVTAGVYLVARSAPLYSLVSEAQYIVAMVGAGTALFAATIAVGQYDIKKVLAYSTISQLGFMVAAVGMGAYVAGMFHLITHAFFKALLFLSAGSVILGLERGHHAHAHHEDHGQAKGKKRKEEEHGHGGHDDHGEVFDPGDMRNMGGIRKTMPTTFWLYMIGTVALAGIFPFAGFWSKDEILLDAKLHYPSVYWQLSIAAFLTAFYMGRQVWMVFFGAARTDAAKHAEESPKVMTVPLMVLAVLSVVGGALNLPFKGFHQLGHWLEYTLGPIEFPPFDLGVAGISTVLALLAIFISWLLYGRNPLKANQPDPLKKPLGLVFTGMENKWFVDEGYGALIITPFKKISQFVADVIDWRFWHDWFHDTLIAGTYNWLSNIALDRYADQKGIDAFANWLGTATQWLSNNVRKVQNGFVRSYALSVLLGVVLILGYLILK; encoded by the coding sequence ATGCACTTAAGTGAAACAGTTACAGGCTTTTATTCCCTTGCCCCCTGGCTGGTCTTTGCGCCTGTCATCGGCTTGCTGATCAACGCCGTCTTCGGCAGGCAGTTCAGCGAACGGACGATCGGCACGGTGGCAAGCGCGGCATCGGGCGCGGCGTTCGTCGTCTCCGCCCTGCTGGCATATTCCGTCTGGGCAAATCACGGGCTTCCGGTCAGCGTGCCCTTTGCCGAATGGATCCACATCGGCACCCTCAAACTCGACTGGACCTTCCGCGTTGATTCGCTTTCGACCACCATGATGCTGGTCGTTTCGGGCGTCGGCACCCCCATCCACATCTACGCCATCGGATACATGCACGAGGATGTGCGCTTCAAGCATCAGGAAGGACGCTTCGCGCGCTTCTTCATTTTCTTGAACCTGTTCATCGCTTCGATGATGATCCTCGTCTCCGGCGACTCCTACTTAATGCTCTTCGTCGGCTGGGAGGGTGTGGGACTTTGCTCCTTCCTGCTCATCGGCTTCTGGTTCGAAATGGACACGCTCGCCCGTCCCTCCTGGGCGAACTCCGATGCAGCCAAGAAAGCCTTCATCACCAACCGTATCGGTGACTTTGGTTTCCTGCTCGCGGGCTTCTTGATGTTCTGGTATCTCGGCTCCTTCCAATTTGACGAGGTCTTCAAAGCCGCGCCCGCTGTTGCCGCATCCGCGCCGTGGGTGATCGTGGCGATTTCACTCTTCATGCTGATCGGTGTGGCGGGCAAATCCGCGCAGATTCCGCTCTACATCTGGCTGCCCGACGCGATGGCTGGTCCGACCCCCGTCTCCGCCCTGATCCATGCCGCAACGATGGTGACGGCTGGCGTGTACCTTGTGGCGCGTTCCGCTCCGCTGTATTCGCTGGTTTCCGAAGCGCAGTACATCGTGGCAATGGTCGGCGCAGGGACGGCGCTCTTTGCTGCGACGATCGCCGTTGGTCAATATGACATCAAGAAAGTGCTGGCATATTCCACCATTTCGCAGCTCGGCTTCATGGTTGCCGCGGTGGGAATGGGCGCATACGTGGCTGGGATGTTCCATCTCATCACCCATGCCTTCTTCAAGGCGCTCTTGTTCCTTTCTGCCGGTTCGGTCATTCTCGGTCTCGAGCGCGGACATCATGCTCACGCTCATCATGAAGATCACGGGCAAGCGAAAGGGAAGAAGCGGAAGGAAGAAGAACACGGACATGGTGGTCACGATGACCATGGCGAAGTCTTCGATCCCGGTGACATGCGTAACATGGGCGGCATCCGCAAGACCATGCCGACCACCTTTTGGCTGTACATGATCGGGACGGTGGCGCTGGCGGGCATTTTCCCGTTCGCGGGCTTTTGGTCGAAGGATGAAATCCTGCTCGATGCGAAACTTCACTATCCCAGCGTCTACTGGCAGTTAAGCATCGCCGCTTTCTTGACCGCCTTCTACATGGGCAGGCAGGTCTGGATGGTCTTCTTCGGCGCGGCGCGCACGGATGCGGCGAAACACGCGGAAGAAAGCCCAAAGGTGATGACCGTGCCGCTGATGGTGCTGGCAGTTCTCAGCGTAGTCGGAGGCGCGTTGAACCTTCCGTTCAAGGGCTTCCATCAACTCGGTCACTGGCTGGAATATACGCTTGGTCCCATCGAATTTCCTCCCTTCGATCTTGGCGTGGCTGGAATTTCCACCGTGCTGGCTTTGCTTGCGATTTTTATTTCATGGCTGCTGTATGGACGCAACCCGTTGAAAGCGAACCAGCCCGACCCGCTGAAGAAGCCGCTTGGATTGGTCTTCACGGGCATGGAGAACAAATGGTTCGTGGATGAAGGCTATGGCGCGCTCATCATTACACCGTTCAAGAAGATTTCGCAATTTGTGGCGGATGTGATCGACTGGCGTTTCTGGCACGATTGGTTCCACGACACGCTTATTGCGGGAACGTATAACTGGCTGAGCAATATCGCGCTCGACCGTTACGCCGACCAGAAAGGCATCGATGCCTTTGCCAACTGGCTGGGCACGGCGACGCAATGGCTTTCCAATAATGTGCGAAAAGTCCAGAATGGATTTGTGCGTTCGTATGCGCTTTCCGTTTTGCTTGGTGTTGTTTTGATTTTGGGTTACTTGATTTTGAAATAA
- a CDS encoding NADH-quinone oxidoreductase subunit M, whose protein sequence is MEFLLQPLTLLTFFPILGVVVILFMNSEMKNAIRWVALVTSLITFGISLWVLGQFNASNPDLQLEAKYAWIHVAGWNIYYYLAVDGLSILLVLLTAFLTPISILSTWTAVEDRVKDFMVFFLLLEVGMTGVFLAQDLFLFYIFWEFTLVPMYFLIGLWGGPRRVYAAIKFFLYTMAGSILMLVAILFLGIQTNTFNIPQMLVRLPDLYATGTITAGTQMLLFLAFTAAFAIKVPMWPLHSWLPDAHVEAPTAGSVILAGVLLKMGTYGFLRFNIPLFPNAAIQAAPWIALFATIGIIYGAAVSFAQADMKKLVAYSSVSHLGFVMLGLFALNPQGVAGAILQMVNHGLSTGALFLLIGMIYEQTHTREIKVYGGLWKITPVFGTLMLISSLSSMGLPGLNGFVGEFTILLGAFGSKAIGNPWYAGISAIGVIMAAIYILYMFQKVFLGPAGEITHHHDLKDLNWREIATVIPLIIFMFWIGLYPKPFFDILAPAVEKLLSALPL, encoded by the coding sequence ATGGAATTTCTTTTGCAACCTCTTACACTCCTGACCTTCTTCCCGATCCTGGGCGTGGTTGTGATCCTCTTCATGAATTCCGAGATGAAGAACGCCATCCGCTGGGTCGCGCTGGTCACCTCCCTGATCACGTTCGGCATTTCGCTGTGGGTACTTGGACAGTTCAACGCCTCCAACCCGGACCTGCAGTTGGAAGCCAAATATGCATGGATCCACGTTGCGGGCTGGAACATCTACTACTACCTCGCTGTGGATGGGTTGAGCATTCTGCTCGTCCTGCTCACCGCCTTCCTGACGCCGATCTCCATCCTCTCCACGTGGACAGCCGTCGAAGACCGCGTAAAGGATTTCATGGTCTTCTTCCTCCTGCTGGAAGTCGGCATGACGGGCGTGTTCCTCGCGCAGGACCTCTTCCTGTTCTACATCTTCTGGGAATTTACCCTCGTGCCGATGTACTTCCTGATCGGCTTGTGGGGCGGACCGCGCCGCGTCTATGCCGCCATCAAGTTCTTCCTCTACACCATGGCTGGCTCCATCCTGATGCTGGTCGCCATCCTTTTCCTCGGCATTCAAACGAATACCTTCAACATCCCGCAGATGCTCGTCCGCCTGCCAGACCTGTACGCGACCGGCACGATCACGGCTGGCACGCAGATGCTGCTCTTCCTTGCCTTCACTGCCGCATTCGCCATCAAAGTGCCGATGTGGCCCCTGCATTCGTGGCTGCCTGATGCGCACGTGGAAGCGCCCACCGCTGGTTCGGTCATCCTTGCCGGCGTTCTGCTGAAAATGGGAACCTACGGCTTCCTGCGCTTCAATATTCCGCTCTTCCCGAACGCAGCCATCCAAGCCGCCCCATGGATCGCGCTCTTCGCGACCATCGGCATCATCTATGGCGCGGCGGTCTCCTTTGCCCAAGCGGACATGAAAAAACTGGTCGCTTATTCCTCGGTAAGCCACCTCGGTTTTGTCATGCTCGGTTTGTTTGCGCTCAACCCACAGGGTGTGGCGGGCGCGATCCTGCAAATGGTCAATCACGGTCTGAGCACGGGAGCGTTGTTTCTCCTCATCGGCATGATCTACGAACAGACCCATACCCGCGAGATCAAAGTCTATGGCGGCTTGTGGAAGATCACCCCGGTCTTCGGTACGCTGATGCTCATCTCCTCGCTTTCCTCGATGGGCTTGCCCGGACTCAACGGCTTTGTCGGTGAGTTCACCATTTTGCTTGGCGCGTTTGGCTCAAAAGCCATCGGAAATCCCTGGTATGCGGGCATTTCCGCCATCGGCGTCATCATGGCGGCGATCTACATCCTGTACATGTTCCAGAAGGTCTTCCTCGGACCGGCAGGCGAGATCACGCACCACCACGACCTGAAAGACCTCAACTGGCGCGAGATTGCCACGGTCATTCCGTTGATCATCTTCATGTTCTGGATCGGCTTGTATCCCAAACCGTTCTTCGACATCCTCGCCCCCGCGGTGGAGAAACTGCTGTCCGCTTTGCCTTTGTAA
- the nuoH gene encoding NADH-quinone oxidoreductase subunit NuoH: MDWTIWLEWVLKGFVLCLILLTGFAYLTLYERRALAKIQVRIGPNRAGPQGLLQPIADAVKLIFKEELTPGKVYKTIFILAPVLTVVPSLIIAAVIPLGPSFTMFGREITLYIADLNVGILYIASIASIAIYGIVLAGWASNNKYAMLGGIRSSAQMISYELSLGLCLVIAILLGNSMNMNEIVDAQRGMWFAVIQPAGALVFLIVTLAEVNRAPFDMPEAEQELTAGYHAEYSGMKFALFFMAEYQKMIVISMIAATLFFGGYREFWFLEGTIFSVDRFWFLGPIYLFLKVVVLLFFMIWIRATWPRIRYDRLMAFGWKVLLPLALVLAFITAAGILLEAEFNNPLFFWSIPVLSIISLLVAVAFIERDLRRKSHGRV, translated from the coding sequence ATGGACTGGACGATCTGGCTTGAATGGGTTCTTAAGGGTTTTGTGTTGTGCCTGATTTTGCTGACAGGTTTCGCATACCTGACCTTGTACGAGCGCCGCGCGCTGGCGAAGATCCAGGTTCGTATTGGTCCGAATCGCGCGGGACCTCAGGGCTTGCTTCAACCCATTGCGGATGCGGTCAAGCTCATTTTTAAGGAAGAGTTGACGCCGGGCAAAGTATATAAGACGATTTTTATTCTTGCGCCGGTGTTGACTGTGGTGCCGTCCCTTATCATTGCGGCGGTGATTCCGCTTGGTCCGTCTTTCACCATGTTCGGGCGCGAGATCACACTGTACATCGCCGACTTGAACGTGGGTATTCTGTATATTGCGTCCATCGCCTCCATTGCGATCTATGGGATCGTGCTGGCGGGCTGGGCGAGCAATAATAAATATGCCATGCTGGGCGGCATCCGTTCCTCGGCGCAAATGATCTCATATGAACTTTCGCTGGGATTATGCCTTGTGATCGCCATTCTGCTTGGCAACTCGATGAACATGAATGAGATCGTGGATGCCCAGCGGGGGATGTGGTTTGCCGTGATCCAGCCGGCGGGCGCATTGGTCTTTTTGATCGTGACGCTTGCCGAGGTCAACCGCGCTCCGTTCGACATGCCGGAAGCCGAGCAGGAATTGACAGCCGGTTATCATGCCGAATATTCGGGCATGAAGTTCGCGCTGTTCTTCATGGCGGAATACCAGAAGATGATCGTCATTTCAATGATCGCGGCGACGCTGTTCTTCGGCGGCTATCGCGAGTTCTGGTTTTTGGAGGGGACTATTTTCAGCGTTGACCGCTTCTGGTTCCTCGGACCGATCTACCTATTCCTGAAGGTGGTTGTCCTGTTATTCTTCATGATCTGGATCCGCGCCACCTGGCCCCGCATCCGCTATGACCGTTTGATGGCGTTCGGCTGGAAGGTGCTTCTGCCTTTGGCGCTGGTACTTGCCTTTATCACTGCGGCAGGGATTCTGCTCGAAGCGGAATTCAATAATCCGCTCTTTTTCTGGAGCATCCCCGTCCTGTCGATCATCAGTTTACTGGTGGCGGTGGCTTTCATCGAACGCGATTTGAGGAGAAAATCACATGGGCGTGTTTGA
- a CDS encoding NADH-quinone oxidoreductase subunit J, which translates to MNSDLIVFLVLSLVSIAAALGMLFSRNAVYSALFLVLNFSTVAVFYILLGAPFIAMAQITVYAGAIMVLFLFVIMLLGAENLPSTKALPWQRPLAVILAVVLAVEALYLLLSRASSDAVITAPDASVNTVENLREMAMTLFNQYLLPFEVTSVLLLVALIGAIVLTRKEKGGQK; encoded by the coding sequence ATGAACTCTGACCTGATCGTTTTCCTCGTACTCTCCCTGGTTTCCATTGCCGCGGCACTGGGAATGTTGTTCAGCCGCAATGCAGTCTATTCGGCGCTCTTCCTGGTGCTGAACTTCAGTACCGTGGCGGTGTTCTATATTCTGCTGGGTGCGCCGTTCATCGCCATGGCTCAGATCACAGTCTATGCGGGCGCGATCATGGTGCTGTTCCTGTTCGTGATCATGCTCCTTGGCGCGGAAAATCTTCCATCCACCAAAGCGCTCCCCTGGCAGAGACCGTTGGCGGTGATCCTCGCCGTCGTCCTTGCGGTGGAGGCGCTCTATCTCCTGCTCTCGCGTGCCAGTTCCGATGCCGTGATCACCGCGCCTGATGCATCGGTGAATACGGTCGAGAACTTGCGCGAAATGGCGATGACCCTCTTCAACCAGTATCTGCTGCCGTTCGAAGTCACATCCGTTCTGCTGCTGGTTGCATTGATCGGCGCCATCGTATTGACCCGCAAGGAAAAAGGAGGGCAAAAATAA
- the nuoK gene encoding NADH-quinone oxidoreductase subunit NuoK, with protein sequence MVQVDYYIALSAVLFVIGTLGVLTGGNPLIIFMSIELMLNAANLAFVAFASMHETFSGQIFVFFVIAVAAAEVAVGLAMIVEIFKSRRNINVDEVNSLKG encoded by the coding sequence ATGGTCCAGGTTGATTATTACATTGCTTTATCTGCGGTTTTATTTGTGATCGGCACATTAGGCGTGCTGACAGGTGGTAACCCGCTCATCATCTTCATGTCCATCGAGTTAATGCTCAATGCGGCGAACCTTGCCTTCGTGGCGTTTGCCAGCATGCACGAGACCTTCAGCGGGCAGATCTTCGTCTTCTTTGTCATTGCAGTTGCCGCGGCGGAAGTGGCGGTGGGTCTTGCCATGATCGTGGAAATCTTCAAATCCCGCCGGAACATCAACGTTGATGAAGTGAACTCTCTCAAGGGATGA
- the nuoI gene encoding NADH-quinone oxidoreductase subunit NuoI, whose amino-acid sequence MGVFDPIIELSKGLGETLRSFLFEKQVTYQYPEEKRPVRPRFRGRHELKRYENGLEKCIGCSLCAAACPADAIFVEASENTDEKRFSPGERYASTYEINMLRCIYCGFCEDACPTEAIVLGDNYELSFTDRKQAIYTKDMLLDPVPSEQMLTPRKVEPDVFTRSVPEMKDPTD is encoded by the coding sequence ATGGGCGTGTTTGATCCCATTATCGAACTTTCAAAGGGATTGGGCGAAACCCTGCGCTCGTTCCTCTTTGAAAAACAAGTGACCTATCAATATCCCGAAGAGAAGCGCCCCGTCCGTCCGCGCTTCCGCGGGCGTCATGAATTGAAGCGCTATGAGAACGGTCTCGAAAAGTGCATCGGATGTTCGCTCTGCGCCGCCGCCTGTCCCGCCGATGCGATCTTCGTGGAAGCCTCCGAAAACACGGACGAGAAACGCTTCTCGCCCGGCGAGCGGTATGCCTCCACCTACGAGATCAACATGCTGCGCTGCATCTACTGCGGTTTCTGCGAAGATGCCTGCCCGACCGAGGCAATTGTGCTGGGTGACAACTATGAACTTTCCTTCACCGACCGCAAACAGGCGATCTACACCAAGGATATGTTGTTGGATCCCGTCCCATCCGAGCAGATGCTCACGCCGCGCAAGGTCGAGCCGGATGTGTTCACCCGCTCCGTACCGGAGATGAAAGATCCGACGGATTAA
- a CDS encoding NADH-quinone oxidoreductase subunit N, whose translation MTQPQFIDFYTILPFTILVAWACLLLLVDLFIPRNRKGITAFLAALGLAGTLGYSVTQIGVSSTGFNGMVSLDGFSTFANILLLASGLFGIALAYGYIKRMGIERGEYYILLLFSVTGMMLMAQAADLIIVFLALELLSIPLYVLSAVSRKLDSEEAGLKYFLLGAFASGFVVYGTALVFGATGTTSLNGIFYAASSGDFSLLLTIGAALILVGFGFKVAAVPFHMWTPDVYQGAPTSITAFMAAGAKIAGFASLFRVFVIAFPLLAPDLTAVLWALSALTMIVGNLAAISQSNIKRMLAYSAIAHAGYILMAFVPYGNKDVMPTAIAAGLFYLVAYTVTNFGSWGVVIALEKAEGKGLELSDYAGLAKKYPALAAAMTVFMLSFIGFPPTLGLIGKFYLFRSAIAGGFTGLAIIGVITSLISAYYYLRVVVNMYMKEGDPVVEREPWLGFTTAVTAIATVVLSFVPQFLFLLAITAGFR comes from the coding sequence ATGACGCAACCTCAATTTATAGACTTCTACACCATTCTCCCGTTCACCATCCTTGTTGCGTGGGCATGTCTGTTGTTGCTCGTTGACCTTTTCATCCCAAGGAACCGCAAAGGCATCACTGCCTTTCTCGCGGCGCTGGGGCTGGCGGGCACGTTGGGATATTCCGTCACTCAGATCGGGGTATCCAGCACCGGCTTCAATGGCATGGTCTCGCTCGATGGTTTCTCCACCTTTGCAAACATCCTGCTCCTCGCAAGCGGTTTATTTGGCATTGCCTTAGCCTACGGCTACATCAAGCGCATGGGCATCGAACGCGGCGAATACTACATTCTCCTGCTTTTCAGTGTCACTGGCATGATGCTGATGGCGCAAGCCGCCGACCTCATCATCGTGTTCCTCGCGCTCGAACTGCTTTCCATCCCGCTCTACGTGCTTTCCGCCGTCTCCCGCAAACTGGATTCAGAGGAAGCGGGTCTCAAATACTTCCTGCTTGGCGCCTTCGCCAGCGGATTTGTCGTCTACGGAACCGCCCTCGTCTTCGGCGCGACGGGAACCACATCCCTCAACGGGATCTTCTACGCCGCCTCCAGCGGGGACTTCAGTCTGCTTCTGACCATTGGGGCGGCTCTCATCCTAGTCGGATTCGGCTTCAAGGTCGCCGCTGTTCCCTTCCACATGTGGACTCCTGATGTCTATCAGGGTGCGCCGACGTCCATCACCGCTTTCATGGCGGCGGGCGCCAAGATCGCCGGTTTCGCATCGCTGTTTCGTGTGTTCGTCATCGCTTTCCCGCTCCTTGCCCCTGACCTGACCGCCGTTCTCTGGGCGCTTTCCGCATTGACGATGATCGTCGGCAACCTTGCCGCGATCTCGCAAAGCAATATCAAACGTATGCTTGCGTATTCCGCCATTGCGCACGCAGGATATATTCTCATGGCGTTCGTCCCCTACGGCAACAAGGACGTCATGCCCACAGCGATTGCCGCCGGTTTGTTCTATCTCGTCGCTTATACTGTGACCAACTTCGGTTCATGGGGTGTTGTAATCGCCCTTGAAAAAGCCGAAGGCAAGGGACTTGAACTTTCGGATTACGCCGGTCTGGCGAAGAAGTATCCCGCCCTCGCCGCCGCCATGACCGTCTTCATGCTGTCCTTCATTGGTTTCCCGCCCACGCTGGGATTAATTGGCAAGTTCTATCTCTTCCGCTCTGCCATCGCAGGCGGCTTCACCGGACTTGCCATCATCGGCGTGATCACTTCGCTGATATCCGCCTATTACTATCTGCGCGTCGTCGTCAACATGTACATGAAGGAAGGTGACCCTGTCGTGGAGCGCGAACCCTGGCTTGGTTTCACCACAGCAGTGACAGCAATTGCCACGGTCGTGTTGAGCTTTGTTCCACAGTTTCTGTTCCTACTGGCGATCACAGCGGGTTTCCGTTAG